The stretch of DNA CGTTTCAGCCGCCGCCGCTGTGCCTGAACGCCACTCATCAACATGCCGATCACTTTCGTCAGATCTCGAAAGGCCCGACTGAGACGTTTCTCCATAGTGGCCAAGGTGAATTTCTGCATGAGATCATCATGCTCAGGCCAATCAATGGACCACTCTTCTTCCCGGGCCGCTTTCTGCAGTTCGGCATGCAGTCTGGCCAGTCGATCGATGAGTTCCGGTGTCGCGCGAGCCGATGCTGTTCGATAAGGCCGCCAGAGCACAGTCGCCATCGAATCGGCTTCAATCCCCGCTTTATCAGTTGGTTTCACATGGCTTCTACGAAAAATCCAACCAACAGCAAGGAGAAAGACAGATAATCCAATCAACGCTAAACCTGCGGCACGCCAATCAGGTCCATTGATCACCAGACTTATTCCAAAAACACCAGAGACCACCATGGCAATGACCCATGCCAGGCGGGCAAATGATCGCCTATTAACCTCACGAGCTTCACTCTCAGGAATTCCATCGACAGAGACCCCTTCAGGCATGGCCCCCAGGCGAACTGTAATCACCGTGATGTTATCGATTCCACCTCTCAAATTGGCCAGATTCACAAGAAATCGACAGGCATCCGCAGGAGCCAGTTCCCGCACAGCCACGCCAATCTCCTGGTCACTCACAAGGTTCGTCAAACCATCAGAGCACAGGACATACACATCCCCGGAAAGAGCGGGGAAAGGCCCTTCCATATCGACATTGACTGTCGGTTCGACACCCAAAGATCGGGTAATGATATTTTTCGGAACAATCGAACTCGCATCTTTGGGATGCACGCGACGCTGCTGAATCATTTCCCAGACAAGACTGTGATCTGCCGTCAGTTGATCAATCTGACTGCCTCTTACCCGATATGCCCGGCTATCCCCCACATGACCAATCAGCACACCGGTACTTCCCAGTGCGAGCGCCGTACAGGTAGTTCCCATTCTTTCAAATTCGCGATTCTGCGTGCCACGCTCATTGATCACTCGATTGCCATCAACGATGGCATTCAGAAGTGCGGTTTTCGCATCCTGTTCGAGCGATTTCTGGAAAGCATGTGGAATCGTATCCACCGCCAGCTTACTGGCTAACTCTCCTACGGCATGACCACCCATGCCATCACAAACGATAAACAAATGGCCGCGACGAACCCAGTCTTCGCGGTCTTTACAAATATGAACCGCAAAGGAATCCTGATTATTCTGACGCCTGAATCCAATATCACTCAGACTGGCGAACTGAACGGACTGCTCAACGAGCATGCCCTGCTTCCTGAATTAAAATGATCTCCACCTGCTGGATTTAACAGACGCCAGCTTATTTACAGCATTATTTGTAACAGCAAGAATCACCGCAGGTAAAGCAGTGAGTTCGCCAATTTCCTTGAGTTTCAGGTTGTGAGCACTCTGCCGGCAAGCTTCAGACGCTCACCAGTGCATCATCGGCATGATGCGCGCGATCTGGCAGCGTCATAACACATCCACGATTTACCACCAATCAGGCAGAAAATGCCGTTATACAAAGCTGAAATCGCGTCGGTCGGGTGACTTTCACTTGATGGGACAGGCGAACTTCTGATATTACCACATTCCTCACTCCTGCCCTCGATTTTCCCCCGCCAGCCCCTCTCTTTGCCTCAACCTTCTCATAACACCCCTGTGCTGACTGATCTTCAAACTGTTGTGCTGGACAGAATTTATGTCTTCGCCAAACCAAAAGGCTGACTGCCACTCTGGAACAAGATCTGTTCCGGCAGCGCTATGGATCACCCTTGTCGTGGCCATTTTCTATTCCAGCACCACCTGGGCTCAGCACCCTTCCGGGCCGGTTCACAATGTTTCGCCTCTGACTCACCAATCAACAGAGACATTCGTACCAGAATCCAGCGCCACAGCCTGGCCAGTGATTCTGCTTATGCCGGAAGCTATCGAAGTACCGCCCGAGACCCAAAATTCCGGGAACACCTGGTCTGTCTCTGAATCTCCTTCAAGCGAGATTCCCGGCATGATCACTGCCGCGCCCCACGTGATTCCCGCAGCTCAATGGCAGGGCGAACCTCAGAATCAAATCCTGCAGGGCGATAACGTCATGCTTCCGGGAGAGCCGGCATCTCCTTTTGAAACGGACATTGGACAGGCAAACCTCAACGATCCTCAGCTGCCTCAAGCAGACAAACCATGGATCATCCCCATTTCGACTCAAGCTGCGATTTCGATTCTGCCAGGTGATGGTGACGAACTGGGCATGACGAACCTCGAGTTCAGGCAAACATTTCTCTTCCCTCGATCCAACGGCTGGATGGTGACACCGGCTTTCAGCACAAATTTCCTCAACGGCCCGACATCGACCGATCTCCCGCCAACTCTTTACAGCGGCTCGATTGATTTCATGTGGGCCAAAGAACTCTCGCCGAAATGGAAGATGAACCTCGCCGTTGCTCCGGGCATTTACACAGATGCTCAGAATACCAGTAGCAATGCTTACCGCATCACTGGCCGAGCGATCTTCATGTGGCAGATGAATGCCAGTTGGCAATTGGC from Planctopirus ephydatiae encodes:
- a CDS encoding DUF6268 family outer membrane beta-barrel protein, translated to MAIFYSSTTWAQHPSGPVHNVSPLTHQSTETFVPESSATAWPVILLMPEAIEVPPETQNSGNTWSVSESPSSEIPGMITAAPHVIPAAQWQGEPQNQILQGDNVMLPGEPASPFETDIGQANLNDPQLPQADKPWIIPISTQAAISILPGDGDELGMTNLEFRQTFLFPRSNGWMVTPAFSTNFLNGPTSTDLPPTLYSGSIDFMWAKELSPKWKMNLAVAPGIYTDAQNTSSNAYRITGRAIFMWQMNASWQLAFGAVYLDRDDIVALPAVGAVYTPSESFRIEAIFPRPRAAWRLSQIGDEERWFYLAGELGGGTWAVERASGADDTLTYNALYLLAGYEIKHKGRLTPRFEAGYVFNRRVEYESNVGNFNPSSAAMIRVGLGF
- a CDS encoding protein phosphatase 2C domain-containing protein, with product MLVEQSVQFASLSDIGFRRQNNQDSFAVHICKDREDWVRRGHLFIVCDGMGGHAVGELASKLAVDTIPHAFQKSLEQDAKTALLNAIVDGNRVINERGTQNREFERMGTTCTALALGSTGVLIGHVGDSRAYRVRGSQIDQLTADHSLVWEMIQQRRVHPKDASSIVPKNIITRSLGVEPTVNVDMEGPFPALSGDVYVLCSDGLTNLVSDQEIGVAVRELAPADACRFLVNLANLRGGIDNITVITVRLGAMPEGVSVDGIPESEAREVNRRSFARLAWVIAMVVSGVFGISLVINGPDWRAAGLALIGLSVFLLAVGWIFRRSHVKPTDKAGIEADSMATVLWRPYRTASARATPELIDRLARLHAELQKAAREEEWSIDWPEHDDLMQKFTLATMEKRLSRAFRDLTKVIGMLMSGVQAQRRRLKRESRWGSVRKPNDTSGG